One Pseudomonas fluorescens genomic region harbors:
- a CDS encoding Hsp20 family protein: MSTAFSLAPLFRSSVGFDRFNDLFETALRNEPGSSYPPYNVEKHGDDQYRIVVAAAGFQEEDLELQVEKGVLTISGGKRDSNEGVTFLHQGIAQRAFKLSFRLADHIEIKAADLRNGLLSIDLLRVIPEEAKAKRIPINGEQKPVLQ; this comes from the coding sequence ATGAGTACTGCATTTTCCCTCGCGCCACTGTTCCGTTCCTCGGTGGGTTTCGACCGTTTCAACGACCTGTTCGAAACCGCCCTGCGCAACGAGCCAGGCAGCAGCTATCCACCCTACAACGTCGAAAAACACGGTGATGATCAATACCGTATCGTCGTCGCGGCCGCCGGTTTCCAGGAAGAAGACCTGGAGCTGCAAGTCGAGAAGGGTGTGCTGACCATCAGTGGTGGCAAACGCGATAGCAACGAAGGCGTGACCTTCCTGCATCAGGGCATTGCCCAGCGTGCCTTCAAGCTGTCCTTCCGTCTGGCTGATCACATCGAGATCAAGGCCGCCGATCTGCGTAACGGTCTGTTGAGCATCGACCTGCTGCGCGTGATCCCGGAAGAGGCGAAAGCCAAGCGCATCCCGATCAACGGGGAGCAGAAGCCGGTTCTGCAATAA
- a CDS encoding PAS domain S-box protein yields MPKSVDRTPPMPRIQAIDPRHSEQSWESAPQLLAALNGARLGAWYWDIERGQISWSRGTQALFGFDPRQPLPKDLEYLDLLPPEDRAKTIRAFHAVIAGAPLEQAMHHRIRWPDGSLHWLEISGSLLPDKNGRPRMIGVIREITHQRQREQALSSSEKRFATLFHLCPNMVLLTRQEDGLISEANQYFESLFGWPVQSAIGRTTLELGLWVHPEQRAELVKKTKAKGELISMEVQFRASNGQVHDGILSAQKVELEGQPYLLSTFLDTTERKAAEHALKDSQERLDLALDSAQLGTWDWHIPSGMLYGSARAAQLHGLEPIPFHESFEEFFEGVPGEERDTMRDAYRSLREGPAGNYQLTYRVQLPDGSSRYLESRARLYRDDNGAPLRMAGTLLDITDQVEREQRLVASEEKFATLFQVSPDPICVTRQETGEFIEINSSFSQTFGWSAADVIGHTAEEIGLWDASAKSLQRIERVIREQGLSNVAIIVQHKDGQSLTCVISSRQISVGDQPCIVTTLRDITQQQRSEAALKASEEKFAKAFHSSPDAITITERDTGRYLEVNDGFCRLTDYRADEVLGKTVYQVGIWAEEKQRSTLLAELQIKGRVHHQEMLGRNKRGELLTVEVSVEPITLNETACLLLTARDVSLLKNAEAQIRHLAYHDPLTNLPNRALLMDRLSQQIALLKRHNLRGALLFLDLDHFKHINDSLGHPVGDTVLKIITARLEASVRMEDTVARLGGDEFVVLLSGLEGSRSDVTEQVRTLADTLRELLSEPMFLDGQRLQVTPSIGVALIPDHGSTPTDLLKRADIALYRAKDSGRNTTQMYHNTMQKAASERLRMETDLRLALSRGEFNVHFQPQIDARDNRIIGAEALVRWNHPQLGAQSPTEFIKVLEDSGLILEVGTWILDEACDAFKQLIALKLVDPLNFSLCVNISPRQFRQNDFVERIEHSMTSHGLPCSLLKLEITEGIVIQNLEDTISKMRRLKKLGVSFAMDDFGTGYSSLTYLKRLPVDTLKIDQSFIRDATTDPNDAEIIRAIVAMARSLELEVIAEGVETVEQLAFLQGLDCHLYQGYLHSRPVALEDLKVLLK; encoded by the coding sequence ATGCCGAAATCTGTTGACCGAACTCCGCCGATGCCGCGTATTCAGGCGATTGACCCGCGTCATTCCGAGCAGAGCTGGGAGAGCGCGCCGCAGTTGCTCGCCGCGCTGAACGGCGCCCGGCTCGGCGCCTGGTATTGGGACATTGAGCGCGGGCAGATCAGTTGGTCACGGGGAACGCAGGCACTGTTCGGTTTCGATCCCCGGCAACCGCTGCCCAAGGACCTGGAATATCTCGACCTGTTGCCCCCGGAAGACCGGGCGAAAACCATTCGCGCTTTCCATGCGGTGATCGCCGGCGCACCACTGGAACAGGCCATGCACCACCGCATCCGCTGGCCGGACGGCAGCCTGCACTGGCTGGAAATCAGCGGCAGCCTGTTGCCGGACAAAAACGGCCGTCCGCGCATGATCGGCGTGATCCGTGAAATCACGCACCAGCGCCAACGCGAACAGGCGTTGAGCAGCTCCGAGAAGCGTTTTGCCACATTGTTTCATCTGTGCCCGAACATGGTGTTGCTGACCCGTCAGGAAGACGGCCTGATCAGCGAGGCCAATCAGTATTTTGAAAGCCTGTTCGGCTGGCCAGTGCAGAGCGCGATTGGCCGCACCACGCTGGAGCTGGGTCTGTGGGTGCACCCCGAACAACGCGCCGAACTGGTGAAGAAGACCAAAGCCAAGGGTGAACTGATCAGCATGGAGGTGCAGTTTCGCGCCAGCAACGGCCAGGTTCACGACGGAATTCTCAGCGCGCAAAAGGTTGAACTCGAAGGCCAGCCCTATCTGCTGAGCACTTTCCTCGACACCACCGAACGCAAGGCTGCCGAACATGCGCTGAAAGACAGCCAGGAACGCCTCGACCTGGCGCTGGATTCGGCGCAGCTCGGCACTTGGGACTGGCACATTCCCAGCGGCATGCTTTATGGCTCGGCGCGTGCGGCGCAACTGCACGGGCTGGAGCCGATTCCGTTTCACGAATCCTTCGAAGAGTTTTTCGAAGGCGTGCCCGGCGAAGAACGCGACACCATGCGCGACGCCTACCGCAGCTTGCGCGAGGGCCCGGCGGGCAATTACCAGCTGACCTACCGCGTGCAGTTGCCCGACGGCAGCTCACGTTATCTGGAAAGCCGCGCCCGTCTTTACCGCGACGATAATGGCGCACCGCTGCGCATGGCCGGCACGCTGCTGGACATCACCGATCAAGTCGAACGCGAACAACGCCTGGTCGCCTCGGAAGAAAAATTCGCCACGCTGTTCCAGGTCAGCCCCGATCCGATTTGCGTCACTCGTCAGGAAACCGGTGAGTTCATCGAGATCAATTCCAGCTTCAGCCAGACGTTTGGCTGGAGCGCCGCCGACGTTATCGGCCACACCGCCGAAGAAATTGGCTTGTGGGATGCCTCGGCGAAAAGCCTGCAACGCATCGAACGGGTGATTCGCGAGCAAGGCCTGAGCAATGTTGCGATCATCGTCCAGCACAAGGACGGCCAGTCGCTGACGTGCGTGATCTCCAGCCGGCAGATCAGCGTCGGCGACCAGCCGTGCATCGTCACCACCCTGCGCGACATCACCCAGCAACAGCGCTCGGAGGCAGCACTCAAGGCCAGCGAGGAAAAATTCGCCAAGGCGTTTCACTCCAGCCCCGACGCGATCACGATCACCGAACGCGATACCGGGCGCTATCTGGAGGTCAACGACGGTTTCTGCCGCCTCACCGATTATCGCGCCGACGAAGTGCTGGGCAAAACCGTGTATCAGGTGGGCATCTGGGCCGAGGAGAAACAGCGTTCAACTTTGCTTGCAGAACTGCAGATCAAAGGTCGCGTACACCATCAGGAGATGCTCGGACGCAACAAACGCGGCGAACTGCTAACCGTGGAAGTCTCGGTCGAGCCGATCACCTTGAATGAAACCGCGTGCCTGCTGCTGACCGCACGCGACGTCAGCCTGTTGAAAAATGCCGAAGCACAGATTCGCCACCTGGCTTATCACGACCCGTTGACCAACCTGCCCAACCGCGCCCTGCTGATGGATCGTCTGAGCCAGCAGATCGCTCTACTCAAGCGCCATAATCTGCGCGGGGCCTTGCTGTTCCTCGACCTCGACCACTTCAAACACATCAACGATTCGCTCGGCCACCCGGTCGGCGACACGGTGTTGAAAATCATCACCGCGCGGCTCGAGGCCAGCGTCCGCATGGAAGACACCGTCGCGCGCCTTGGCGGTGACGAATTTGTCGTGCTGCTGAGCGGGCTGGAAGGGTCGCGCAGTGACGTCACCGAGCAGGTTCGCACGCTCGCCGACACCCTGCGCGAATTGCTCTCGGAGCCGATGTTCCTCGACGGCCAACGCTTGCAGGTAACGCCCAGCATCGGCGTGGCATTGATTCCCGATCACGGCTCAACGCCGACCGACCTGCTCAAGCGCGCCGATATCGCGCTGTACCGGGCCAAGGATTCCGGGCGCAATACCACGCAGATGTATCACAACACCATGCAGAAAGCGGCCAGCGAACGCCTGCGCATGGAGACCGACTTGCGCCTGGCGCTGTCGCGCGGCGAATTCAACGTGCACTTTCAGCCGCAGATCGATGCCCGTGATAACCGCATCATCGGCGCCGAAGCGCTGGTGCGCTGGAATCATCCGCAGCTCGGCGCGCAATCGCCGACCGAGTTTATAAAAGTGCTGGAGGACAGCGGGCTGATTCTCGAGGTCGGCACCTGGATTCTCGACGAGGCCTGCGATGCGTTCAAACAACTGATCGCGCTGAAACTGGTGGATCCTCTGAATTTCAGCCTCTGCGTGAACATCAGCCCGCGCCAGTTCCGCCAGAACGACTTCGTCGAACGCATCGAGCACAGCATGACCAGTCACGGCCTGCCCTGTTCGCTGCTGAAACTGGAAATCACCGAAGGCATCGTGATCCAGAATCTGGAAGACACCATCAGTAAAATGCGCCGCCTCAAAAAGCTCGGCGTGAGCTTCGCCATGGACGATTTCGGCACCGGCTACTCATCGCTGACGTACCTCAAGCGGCTGCCGGTGGATACGTTGAAAATCGACCAGTCGTTTATTCGTGACGCGACGACCGACCCGAACGACGCCGAGATCATTCGCGCAATTGTCGCCATGGCGCGCAGCCTGGAGCTGGAGGTGATTGCCGAGGGCGTGGAAACCGTGGAACAACTGGCGTTCCTGCAAGGTCTGGACTGCCATTTGTATCAGGGCTATCTGCACAGTCGGCCGGTTGCGCTGGAGGATTTGAAAGTGCTGCTGAAGTAA
- a CDS encoding alpha/beta fold hydrolase: protein MNTLKWVRGVNGTLGWIAPERVASKMRLAFMTPRALPLRDWELPMLASSERITLRFGLSALRWGQGPTVLLMHGWEGRPTQFASLITALVDAGYTVVALDGPAHGRSPGHEANVVLFARAMLEAAAELPSLQAVIGHSMGGASAMLAVQLGLRTETLVSIAAPARILGVLRGFARYVGMPPRARSAFIRQVEQDVGMRAATLDVAHYQLDMPGLIVHAEDDNFVSVKESQLIHEAWFDSRLLRLESGGHQRVLADPRVIDGVLSLLAGRSLQARQSA from the coding sequence ATGAACACGTTGAAGTGGGTTCGTGGCGTTAATGGCACCTTAGGCTGGATCGCACCGGAACGGGTGGCGAGCAAAATGCGCCTGGCATTCATGACGCCGCGCGCGCTGCCGCTGCGTGATTGGGAATTGCCCATGTTGGCCAGTTCGGAGCGCATCACTTTGCGTTTCGGTCTCTCGGCGCTGCGCTGGGGCCAAGGCCCGACGGTGCTGCTGATGCACGGTTGGGAAGGGCGGCCAACCCAATTCGCCTCGCTGATCACCGCGCTGGTCGATGCCGGTTATACCGTCGTCGCGCTTGATGGCCCGGCGCACGGCCGTTCTCCAGGACACGAAGCCAACGTCGTGCTGTTCGCCCGCGCCATGCTCGAAGCGGCTGCCGAATTGCCGTCTCTGCAAGCGGTCATCGGGCATTCCATGGGTGGCGCCAGCGCGATGCTCGCCGTGCAACTGGGTTTGCGCACCGAAACCCTCGTCAGCATCGCCGCTCCGGCGCGGATTCTCGGCGTGTTGCGCGGTTTTGCCCGCTACGTCGGTATGCCGCCCCGGGCGCGATCGGCGTTCATTCGCCAAGTCGAGCAAGATGTCGGGATGCGCGCGGCGACGCTCGATGTCGCGCACTATCAACTGGATATGCCCGGCCTGATCGTACACGCCGAGGACGACAACTTCGTCTCGGTGAAGGAATCGCAACTGATCCATGAAGCCTGGTTCGACAGTCGTTTGCTGCGTCTCGAAAGTGGTGGCCATCAGCGTGTACTCGCCGACCCTCGCGTGATTGATGGGGTGTTATCACTGCTGGCGGGCCGCAGCCTGCAGGCGCGCCAATCAGCGTGA
- a CDS encoding acyl-CoA thioesterase yields the protein MGWDRATPFTIDLQVGAEDIDGLGHANNAVYVTWLERCAWRHSQRLGLDLVEYRRLDRAMAVVRHEIDYLAAAYEGDELQLATWIVDWDQRLKMTRHFQLKRPSDNATLLRAQTTFVCIELSTGKPKRMPAEFIDGYGPAIQIPA from the coding sequence ATGGGTTGGGATCGGGCAACGCCGTTTACTATTGATCTGCAAGTCGGCGCCGAAGACATCGACGGGCTGGGCCACGCCAACAATGCGGTGTATGTCACGTGGCTGGAACGTTGCGCCTGGCGCCATTCGCAGCGTCTGGGTCTGGATCTCGTGGAGTATCGGCGACTCGACCGCGCGATGGCGGTCGTGCGTCATGAAATCGATTATCTGGCGGCGGCCTATGAGGGCGATGAGCTGCAATTGGCAACCTGGATCGTCGATTGGGATCAGCGCCTGAAAATGACCCGACATTTTCAGCTCAAGCGCCCCAGCGACAACGCCACCCTGTTGCGCGCCCAGACCACGTTCGTCTGCATCGAATTGTCGACGGGCAAGCCCAAACGCATGCCCGCCGAGTTTATCGACGGCTATGGCCCGGCGATCCAAATCCCAGCCTGA
- a CDS encoding tRNA dihydrouridine synthase, which produces MQIALAPMEGLVDDILRDVLTRVGGIDWCVTEFIRVNDQLLTPAYFHKFGPELLNGARTASGVPLRVQLLGSDPVCLAENAALACELGSEVIDLNFGCPAKTVNKSRGGAVLLKEPELLNQIVEHVRRAVPAHIPVTAKMRLGFDSPDGSLVCATALAEGGAEHIVVHARTKMDGYKPPAHWEWIPRVQEVVKVPVFANGDIWSVDDWRRCREISGVEDIMLGRGLVSRPDLAKQIAAARAGEDVVEMTWAELMPLIQDFWLQAKAQMTARQSPGRLKQWLAMLTRNYPEAAELFTVLRRETEPDQVSRLLGLSLVEVA; this is translated from the coding sequence ATGCAAATTGCTCTGGCGCCCATGGAAGGGTTGGTCGACGACATCCTTCGCGACGTGCTGACCCGCGTTGGCGGCATCGATTGGTGCGTGACCGAATTCATTCGGGTCAACGATCAGTTGCTCACCCCGGCCTATTTCCACAAATTCGGCCCGGAATTACTCAACGGCGCACGAACCGCTTCCGGCGTGCCGCTGCGTGTGCAATTGCTCGGTTCCGACCCGGTGTGCCTGGCGGAGAACGCTGCATTGGCCTGCGAACTCGGCTCTGAAGTGATTGACCTCAACTTCGGTTGCCCGGCCAAAACCGTGAACAAATCCCGTGGCGGTGCGGTGTTGCTCAAGGAGCCGGAACTGCTCAACCAGATCGTCGAGCATGTGCGCCGCGCAGTGCCAGCGCATATCCCGGTGACGGCGAAAATGCGCCTGGGCTTCGACAGCCCGGACGGTTCGCTGGTCTGCGCCACGGCGCTGGCCGAGGGTGGCGCCGAGCACATCGTGGTGCACGCCCGAACCAAAATGGACGGCTACAAACCGCCTGCGCATTGGGAGTGGATTCCGCGCGTGCAGGAGGTGGTCAAGGTGCCAGTGTTCGCCAACGGTGATATCTGGAGCGTCGACGACTGGCGCCGCTGCCGGGAAATCAGCGGCGTCGAAGACATCATGCTCGGTCGTGGCCTCGTGTCGCGCCCGGATCTGGCCAAACAGATCGCCGCTGCGCGCGCCGGCGAAGACGTCGTCGAGATGACCTGGGCTGAACTGATGCCGCTGATTCAGGACTTCTGGCTGCAAGCCAAAGCGCAGATGACCGCACGCCAATCACCGGGCCGATTGAAGCAGTGGCTGGCGATGCTGACGCGCAATTATCCTGAAGCCGCCGAGCTGTTTACTGTTTTGCGCCGCGAAACCGAGCCGGACCAAGTCTCGCGCTTGCTCGGTTTGTCGCTCGTCGAGGTTGCATGA
- a CDS encoding TetR/AcrR family transcriptional regulator, with protein MNDKKAQTRERILKAASAALIQRGPADPSVGEVMGAAGLTVGGFYAHFESKDAMMLEAFKQLLGRRRDLIADMDADLTGEERRALVAAFYLSRKHRDSSDAACPIPASIGELGRLPDSFRIALNEHLELMVAQLAASPEDTDKALADVALMVGGLALARALGPGDLSDRLLRAAKSAVR; from the coding sequence ATGAACGATAAAAAAGCTCAAACCCGCGAACGCATCCTCAAGGCTGCCAGCGCCGCACTGATCCAGCGCGGCCCGGCCGACCCGAGCGTGGGCGAAGTGATGGGCGCGGCCGGCCTGACAGTCGGCGGCTTCTACGCTCACTTCGAAAGCAAGGACGCGATGATGCTCGAGGCGTTCAAGCAATTGCTCGGTCGCCGCCGCGATCTGATTGCCGACATGGATGCCGACCTGACCGGTGAGGAGCGTCGCGCCTTGGTGGCGGCGTTTTACCTGTCGCGCAAACACCGTGATTCGAGCGATGCAGCGTGTCCGATTCCAGCCTCGATCGGCGAATTGGGCCGTTTGCCGGATTCGTTTCGTATCGCCCTGAACGAGCATCTGGAGTTGATGGTTGCGCAGTTGGCGGCCAGCCCAGAGGACACCGACAAAGCGCTGGCCGATGTGGCCTTGATGGTCGGAGGTCTGGCCCTCGCCAGGGCGCTCGGCCCTGGTGATTTATCCGATCGATTGCTGCGCGCTGCCAAGTCGGCGGTGCGTTGA
- the gltX gene encoding glutamate--tRNA ligase, translating to MTTVRTRIAPSPTGDPHVGTAYIALFNYCFAKQHGGEFILRIEDTDQLRSTRESEQQIFDALRWLGIDWSEGPDVGGPHGPYRQSERGDIYQKYCQQLVDMGHAFPCFCTAEELDQMRAEQMARGETPRYDGRALLLSKEEVAARLAAGEPHVIRMKVPSEGVCVVPDMLRGDVEIPWDRMDMQVLMKTDGLPTYFLANVVDDHLMGITHVLRGEEWLPSAPKLILLYEYFGWEQPELCYMPLLRNPDKSKLSKRKNPTSVTFYERMGFMPEAMLNYLGRMGWSMPDEREKFSLQEMVDNFDLKRVSLGGPIFDIEKLSWLNGQWLRDLPVEEFAARVQKWAFNSEYMMKIAPHVQGRVETFSQVAPLGGFFFAGGVNPDAKLFESKKLSGDQVRQLMQLILWKLESLRQWEKDNITATIQAVVESLELKLRDAMPLMFAAITGQASSVSVLDAMEILGPDLTRFRLRQAIDLLGGVSKKENKEWEKLLAAIA from the coding sequence ATGACCACCGTCCGCACTCGCATCGCGCCATCGCCTACCGGGGACCCCCACGTAGGTACCGCTTACATCGCATTGTTCAACTACTGCTTTGCCAAGCAGCACGGCGGTGAGTTCATCCTGCGCATCGAAGACACCGATCAATTGCGTTCGACTCGCGAATCGGAACAGCAGATTTTCGACGCCCTGCGCTGGCTCGGTATCGACTGGAGCGAAGGTCCGGACGTCGGTGGCCCGCATGGTCCTTATCGCCAGAGCGAGCGCGGCGACATCTATCAAAAGTATTGCCAGCAACTGGTCGACATGGGGCACGCGTTCCCATGCTTCTGCACCGCCGAAGAACTGGATCAGATGCGCGCCGAGCAAATGGCTCGTGGCGAAACTCCGCGTTACGACGGCCGTGCGCTGCTGCTGTCGAAAGAAGAAGTGGCAGCTCGCCTGGCGGCAGGCGAGCCGCACGTGATCCGCATGAAGGTGCCGAGCGAAGGCGTTTGCGTGGTGCCGGACATGCTCCGTGGCGACGTCGAGATCCCATGGGATCGCATGGACATGCAAGTGCTGATGAAGACCGACGGCCTGCCGACGTACTTCCTCGCCAACGTGGTCGATGACCATTTGATGGGCATCACTCACGTTCTGCGTGGCGAAGAGTGGCTGCCATCGGCGCCAAAACTGATCCTCCTTTATGAATATTTTGGCTGGGAACAACCCGAGCTGTGCTACATGCCGCTGCTGCGTAATCCGGACAAGAGCAAGCTGTCCAAGCGCAAAAACCCGACCTCGGTGACCTTTTACGAGCGCATGGGCTTTATGCCGGAAGCGATGCTCAACTACCTCGGCCGCATGGGCTGGTCGATGCCGGACGAGCGCGAGAAGTTCTCGCTGCAGGAAATGGTCGACAACTTCGACCTCAAGCGTGTCTCGCTTGGCGGGCCGATCTTCGATATCGAGAAACTGTCCTGGCTCAATGGCCAATGGCTGCGCGATCTGCCGGTGGAAGAGTTCGCCGCACGCGTGCAGAAGTGGGCGTTCAATTCCGAATACATGATGAAGATCGCGCCGCATGTCCAGGGCCGTGTTGAAACCTTCAGCCAGGTAGCACCGCTGGGCGGGTTCTTCTTCGCCGGCGGCGTCAATCCGGACGCCAAGCTGTTCGAATCGAAAAAACTCTCGGGCGATCAGGTTCGCCAGTTGATGCAGTTGATCCTGTGGAAACTGGAAAGTCTGCGTCAGTGGGAGAAGGACAACATCACCGCAACGATTCAGGCGGTGGTGGAATCCCTTGAACTGAAACTGCGCGACGCTATGCCGTTGATGTTCGCGGCGATCACCGGTCAGGCGAGTTCGGTTTCGGTGCTCGATGCGATGGAAATTCTCGGGCCGGATCTGACCCGTTTCCGTCTGCGCCAGGCGATTGATTTGCTGGGCGGCGTGTCGAAGAAAGAAAACAAAGAGTGGGAAAAGCTTCTGGCCGCCATCGCCTGA
- a CDS encoding LysR family transcriptional regulator, with translation MDLANLKAFIAIAETGSFSGAGERLHLTQPAISKRIAGLEQQLKVRLFDRLGREVGLTEAGRALLPRAYQILNVLDDTRRALTNLTGEVSGRLTLATSHHIGLHRLPPLLREFTRRYPQVALDIQFLDSEVAYEEILHGRAELAVITLAPEPHALVKATPVWADPLDFVVAPEHSLINNGAVSLQDIAGHPAVFPGGNTFTHHIVQRLFEAQGLTPNIAMSTNYLETIKMMVSIGLAWSVLPRTMLDDQVASIALPGIQLSRQLGYILHTERTLSNAAKAFMALLDAQIDLPGT, from the coding sequence ATGGATCTGGCTAACCTCAAGGCTTTTATCGCCATTGCCGAGACCGGCAGTTTCTCCGGCGCTGGCGAACGTTTGCACCTGACGCAACCGGCCATCAGCAAACGCATTGCCGGTCTGGAACAGCAATTAAAGGTGCGCCTGTTCGATCGCCTGGGTCGCGAAGTCGGCCTGACCGAAGCCGGCCGCGCCTTGCTGCCGCGGGCTTATCAGATTCTCAATGTGCTCGACGACACTCGCCGCGCGCTGACCAATCTGACTGGCGAAGTCAGCGGGCGCCTGACACTGGCCACCAGTCACCACATCGGCTTGCACCGGTTGCCGCCCTTGTTAAGGGAGTTCACCCGTCGCTACCCACAGGTCGCGCTGGATATTCAGTTTCTCGATTCGGAAGTGGCCTACGAAGAAATTCTCCATGGTCGCGCGGAATTGGCGGTCATCACCCTCGCGCCGGAGCCACACGCACTGGTCAAAGCGACGCCCGTGTGGGCTGACCCGCTGGATTTTGTCGTCGCCCCCGAGCATTCGCTGATCAATAACGGCGCGGTCAGCCTGCAAGACATTGCCGGCCATCCGGCGGTGTTCCCAGGCGGCAATACCTTTACCCACCATATTGTTCAGCGATTATTCGAGGCCCAGGGCCTGACGCCGAACATCGCCATGAGCACCAACTACCTGGAAACCATCAAGATGATGGTCTCGATCGGCCTCGCCTGGAGCGTTCTGCCGCGCACCATGCTCGATGATCAAGTGGCAAGCATCGCTTTGCCGGGCATACAGCTCAGTCGCCAGCTAGGCTATATCCTGCACACCGAACGGACGCTATCGAATGCAGCAAAAGCCTTTATGGCATTGCTGGATGCACAAATCGACTTGCCAGGGACTTGA
- a CDS encoding HlyD family secretion protein: MPAQLKRRLLIFLLLVLLIAGGFFAHWFFKGRFYESTDNAYVQGEITRVSSQLSARIDEVLVQDNQHVEKGQLLLRLEPNDFRLAVDRANAALATREAERLQAQSKLTQQSSLIAASDAQVATTQATLGRSQMDLSRAETLRKPGYVSEERVTTLSADAHIARSQVAKAQADAQSQRQQVNALSAEIKRLDAQIANARADLAQAELNLTRSEIHAPISGLVGQRAARNGQVVQAGAYLLSIVPDEDIWVQANFKETQIGHMQPGQKAELTFDAYGDTPIEARVDSLFAASGAQFSLLPPDNATGNFTKVVQRIPVKLTFKADNPLRGKIRPGMSVTATVNIQDAADGR, translated from the coding sequence ATGCCAGCCCAACTCAAGCGTCGCCTGTTGATTTTCCTACTGCTCGTCCTGCTGATCGCCGGCGGCTTCTTCGCTCACTGGTTCTTCAAGGGACGCTTTTATGAAAGCACTGACAACGCCTATGTCCAGGGCGAAATCACCCGTGTCTCGAGCCAACTGAGCGCGCGAATTGACGAAGTGTTGGTGCAGGACAATCAGCACGTGGAAAAAGGCCAACTGCTGCTGCGCCTCGAACCCAATGATTTCCGCCTCGCGGTCGACCGCGCCAATGCGGCGCTCGCCACTCGCGAGGCCGAACGCCTGCAAGCGCAAAGCAAGCTGACCCAGCAATCGAGCCTGATCGCCGCCAGCGATGCGCAGGTGGCGACCACGCAGGCCACGCTCGGCCGTTCGCAGATGGATCTGTCTCGCGCAGAAACCCTGCGCAAACCCGGTTACGTCTCCGAAGAACGGGTCACCACCCTCTCCGCCGATGCCCATATCGCCCGCTCGCAAGTGGCCAAGGCGCAGGCGGATGCGCAGAGCCAGCGGCAGCAGGTCAACGCGCTGAGCGCCGAGATCAAACGCCTCGACGCGCAGATCGCCAACGCCCGCGCCGATCTCGCTCAAGCCGAACTCAATCTGACCCGCAGCGAAATCCACGCACCGATCAGCGGCCTCGTCGGCCAGCGCGCCGCGCGCAACGGCCAGGTCGTGCAGGCTGGCGCCTATCTGCTGTCGATCGTTCCCGACGAGGATATTTGGGTCCAGGCCAACTTCAAGGAAACCCAGATCGGCCACATGCAGCCCGGACAAAAAGCCGAGCTGACTTTCGATGCCTATGGCGATACGCCGATCGAAGCGCGGGTCGACAGTCTGTTCGCCGCGTCCGGCGCACAGTTCAGTCTGCTGCCACCGGACAACGCCACCGGCAACTTCACCAAAGTCGTGCAACGGATTCCGGTGAAACTGACCTTCAAGGCGGATAACCCGTTGCGCGGGAAAATCCGCCCGGGCATGTCCGTCACCGCCACTGTGAATATCCAGGACGCCGCCGATGGCCGGTGA